The following are from one region of the Streptomyces fradiae genome:
- a CDS encoding IucA/IucC family siderophore biosynthesis protein: MSAFANSPVTDNSPVAHLTPERWADANRALIRKALAEFVHERLLDPRELGDSRYAVLSDDRRTEYRFTADRFALDHWQVYPESISRHRGSEQLPLDALQFVIELRGALGLSDEILPVYLEEISATLAGTAYKATKPRVTSAELARAGFQAIETGMTEGHPCFVANNGRLGFGVDEYRAYAPEAASPVHLVWLAAHRDRTTFTAGAGIDYETFVRAELGDAAVDGFAATLAARGLDLADYLLIPVHPWQWWNKMAVTFAAEVAQQRLVYLGEGTDAYLAQQSIRTFFNSTDPAKHYVKTALSVLNMGFMRGLSAAYMEATPAINDWLAGLIEADDTLRAARFSIIRERAAVGYRHLEYEAATDRYSPYRKMLAALWRESPVPSLAEGERLATMASLLHVDHAGASFAGALVKESGLAPAEWLRKYLDAYLVPVLHSFYAYDLVYMPHGENVILVLDERGAVARAIFKDIAEEICVMDPDAVLPPAVERIRAEVPEDMKLLSVFTDVFDCFFRFLGATLAAEGVLGEDDFWRTVAACVKDYQAGKPELADRFAQYDLFAETFALSALNRLQLRDNRQMVDLADPSGALQLVGDLVNPIARFA; encoded by the coding sequence GTGAGCGCCTTCGCCAACAGCCCCGTCACCGACAACAGCCCCGTCGCCCACCTCACCCCCGAGCGCTGGGCCGACGCCAACCGCGCCCTGATCCGCAAGGCCCTCGCCGAGTTCGTCCACGAGCGGCTGCTCGACCCGCGCGAGCTCGGCGACAGCCGCTACGCGGTGCTGAGCGACGACCGGCGCACCGAGTACCGCTTCACCGCCGACCGCTTCGCGCTCGACCACTGGCAGGTCTACCCCGAGTCGATCAGCCGGCACCGGGGCAGCGAGCAACTGCCGCTCGACGCCCTGCAGTTCGTCATCGAGCTGCGCGGCGCGCTCGGCCTCAGCGACGAGATCCTGCCGGTGTACCTGGAGGAGATCTCCGCCACCCTGGCCGGTACGGCGTACAAGGCGACCAAGCCGCGCGTCACCTCCGCCGAGCTCGCCCGGGCCGGCTTCCAGGCGATCGAGACCGGGATGACCGAGGGCCACCCCTGCTTCGTCGCCAACAACGGGCGGCTCGGCTTCGGCGTCGACGAGTACCGCGCCTACGCCCCGGAGGCCGCGAGCCCGGTGCACCTGGTGTGGCTGGCCGCGCACCGCGACCGCACCACCTTCACGGCCGGCGCCGGCATCGACTACGAGACCTTCGTACGGGCCGAGCTCGGCGACGCGGCCGTCGACGGCTTCGCCGCGACCCTCGCCGCGCGCGGCCTGGACCTCGCCGACTACCTCCTGATCCCGGTCCACCCCTGGCAGTGGTGGAACAAGATGGCGGTCACCTTCGCCGCCGAGGTCGCGCAGCAGCGCCTGGTGTACCTGGGCGAGGGGACGGACGCGTATCTGGCGCAGCAGTCCATCCGTACCTTCTTCAACTCCACCGACCCGGCCAAGCACTATGTGAAGACGGCGCTCTCCGTCCTCAACATGGGCTTCATGCGCGGCCTCTCGGCGGCCTACATGGAGGCCACACCGGCCATCAACGACTGGCTGGCCGGTCTGATCGAGGCCGACGACACCCTGCGCGCGGCCCGCTTCTCGATCATCCGCGAGCGGGCGGCGGTCGGCTACCGGCACCTGGAGTACGAGGCGGCCACCGACCGCTACTCCCCCTACCGCAAGATGCTGGCCGCGCTGTGGCGGGAGTCCCCGGTGCCGTCCCTGGCCGAGGGCGAGCGGCTCGCCACGATGGCCTCGCTGCTGCACGTCGACCACGCGGGCGCGTCCTTCGCGGGCGCGCTGGTCAAGGAGTCGGGCCTGGCCCCGGCGGAGTGGCTGCGGAAGTACCTCGACGCCTATCTGGTCCCGGTGCTGCACTCCTTCTACGCGTACGACCTGGTCTACATGCCGCACGGCGAGAACGTGATCCTGGTCCTCGACGAGCGGGGCGCGGTGGCGCGGGCGATCTTCAAGGACATCGCCGAGGAGATCTGCGTCATGGACCCGGACGCGGTGCTGCCGCCGGCCGTGGAGCGGATCCGGGCCGAGGTCCCAGAGGACATGAAGCTGCTGTCCGTGTTCACGGACGTCTTCGACTGCTTCTTCCGCTTCCTCGGCGCGACGCTCGCGGCGGAGGGCGTCCTCGGCGAGGACGACTTCTGGCGCACGGTCGCCGCCTGCGTGAAGGACTACCAGGCGGGCAAGCCGGAGCTGGCGGACCGGTTCGCGCAGTACGACCTGTTCGCGGAGACCTTCGCGCTCTCCGCGCTCAACCGCCTCCAGCTGCGCGACAACCGGCAGATGGTCGACCTCGCGGACCCCTCGGGGGCGCTGCAGCTGGTCGGCGACCTGGTGAACCCGATCGCGCGGTTCGCCTGA
- a CDS encoding beta-N-acetylhexosaminidase, with the protein MTPRRTLPLLLLSSLLLAGVASSGSGAAASGGSAEPLVRPLGDVVPAPASVTPGGAPYTLTHRTAVRVDAADHESRAIGRYLAGVLRPSTGYPLPVVDDHAARGGILLRIDRRATVLGDEGYELRSGRDGVTLTARAPAGLFRGVQTLRQQLPAAVERRTVQSGPWQIAGGTVTDTPRFAYRGAMLDVSRHFFTVDQVKRYIDQLALYKVNTLHLHLSDDQGWRIAIDSWPRLAAYGGSTQVGGGPGGSYTKDDYQEIVRYAASRYQEVVPEIDMPGHTNAALASYAELNCDRAAPPLYTGTSVGFSSLCVPNDRTYDFVEDVIRELAVLTPGRYLHIGGDEAHSTSHADYVAFMDRVQPLVAKYGKTVIGWHQLTGARPAPGALVQYWGLDRSPAGEKAQVAAAGRAGTGIILSPADRAYLDMKYTKETPLGLSWAGYVEVRRSYDWDPGALLPGLPEEAVAGVEAPLWTETVSQSVHIDRMAFPRVAGIAELGWSPAAAHDWESYRARLAQQGPRLDALGIDYYRSPQVPWPAE; encoded by the coding sequence GTGACTCCGCGCAGAACGCTTCCGCTCCTCCTGCTCTCCTCCCTGCTCCTCGCCGGTGTGGCCTCCTCCGGTTCCGGCGCCGCCGCCTCCGGTGGCTCCGCCGAACCCCTCGTCCGCCCGCTCGGCGACGTCGTGCCGGCGCCCGCCTCAGTGACCCCCGGCGGCGCCCCATACACCCTCACCCACCGCACCGCCGTCCGCGTCGACGCCGCCGACCACGAGTCCCGCGCGATCGGCCGCTACCTCGCCGGAGTGCTCCGCCCCTCCACCGGCTATCCGCTGCCCGTCGTCGACGACCACGCGGCCCGCGGCGGCATCCTGCTGCGGATCGACCGGCGCGCCACCGTGCTCGGCGACGAGGGGTACGAGCTGCGCTCCGGCCGCGACGGCGTCACCCTCACCGCCCGCGCCCCCGCCGGACTGTTCCGCGGCGTGCAGACCCTGCGCCAGCAGCTGCCCGCCGCCGTCGAGAGGCGCACCGTGCAGTCCGGGCCCTGGCAGATCGCCGGCGGCACCGTCACCGACACCCCGCGCTTCGCCTACCGCGGCGCGATGCTCGACGTCTCCCGGCACTTCTTCACCGTCGACCAGGTCAAGCGCTACATCGACCAGCTCGCCCTCTACAAGGTCAACACCCTGCACCTGCACCTCAGCGACGACCAGGGCTGGCGCATCGCGATCGACTCCTGGCCCCGGCTCGCCGCGTACGGCGGCTCCACCCAGGTCGGCGGCGGCCCCGGCGGCTCCTACACGAAGGACGACTACCAGGAGATCGTCCGCTACGCCGCCTCCCGCTACCAGGAGGTCGTGCCCGAGATCGACATGCCCGGCCACACCAACGCGGCCCTCGCCTCCTACGCCGAGCTCAACTGCGACCGCGCCGCCCCGCCGCTCTACACCGGCACCAGCGTCGGCTTCAGCTCGCTGTGCGTGCCGAACGACCGCACGTACGACTTCGTGGAGGACGTGATCCGCGAGCTCGCCGTGCTCACCCCCGGCCGCTACCTCCACATCGGCGGCGACGAGGCGCACTCCACCAGCCACGCCGACTACGTGGCCTTCATGGACCGGGTCCAGCCGCTCGTCGCGAAGTACGGCAAGACCGTCATCGGCTGGCACCAGCTCACCGGCGCCCGGCCCGCGCCCGGCGCACTCGTCCAGTACTGGGGGCTCGACCGCTCGCCGGCCGGCGAGAAGGCGCAGGTCGCGGCGGCCGGGCGGGCCGGGACCGGGATCATCCTGTCGCCCGCCGACCGGGCCTACCTCGACATGAAGTACACGAAGGAGACCCCGCTCGGGCTCTCCTGGGCCGGTTACGTCGAGGTGCGGCGCTCGTACGACTGGGATCCGGGCGCGCTCCTTCCGGGGCTGCCCGAGGAGGCGGTCGCGGGCGTCGAGGCGCCGCTGTGGACGGAGACCGTCTCGCAGAGCGTCCACATCGACCGGATGGCCTTCCCGCGGGTGGCCGGCATCGCCGAACTCGGCTGGTCGCCGGCGGCCGCCCACGACTGGGAGTCCTACCGGGCGCGGCTCGCACAGCAGGGGCCGCGGCTGGACGCGCTCGGCATCGACTACTACCGCTCGCCGCAGGTGCCGTGGCCGGCCGAGTGA
- the glmS gene encoding glutamine--fructose-6-phosphate transaminase (isomerizing) yields the protein MCGIVGYIGKRDVAPLLLEGLARLEYRGYDSAGMVVTSPKAAGLKMVKAKGRVRDLEARVPKRFTGTTGIAHTRWATHGAPSDINSHPHLDPENKVAVVHNGIVDNAAELRTKLEAEGVVFASETDTEVITHLIARSQAETLEEKVREALKHIEGTYGIAVMHADFNDRIVVARNGSPVILGIGEKEMLVASDVAALIAHTRQVVTLDDGEMATLKADDFRTYTTSGASTTATPETVEWEAASYDMGGHDTFMHKEISEQPDAVDRVLRGRIDDRFSTVHLGGLNLDPREARTIRRIKILGCGTSYHAGLIGAGLIESMARIPADAEPASEFRYRNPVVDPDTLYIAVSQSGETYDVLAAVQELKRKGARVLGVVNVVGSAIAREADGGMYVHAGPEVCVVSTKCFTNTVVAFALLALHLGRIRDLSVTDGKRIIEGLRKLPGQIEEILKSEDEIKKLAKEYAGAQSMMFIGRVRGYPVALEASLKLKEISYIHAEAYPASELKHGPLALIEPALPTVAIVPDDDLLEKNRGALEEIKARSGRILAVAHQPQEKADHTIVVPKNEDELDPILMGIPLQLLAYHTALAMGRDIDKPRNLAKSVTVE from the coding sequence ATGTGCGGAATTGTCGGTTACATCGGTAAGCGCGACGTGGCCCCGCTGCTCCTGGAGGGCCTGGCCCGCCTCGAGTACCGCGGCTACGACTCGGCCGGCATGGTCGTCACCAGCCCGAAGGCCGCCGGCCTGAAGATGGTCAAGGCCAAGGGCCGGGTCCGTGACCTGGAGGCCCGGGTCCCCAAGCGCTTCACCGGCACCACCGGCATCGCCCACACCCGCTGGGCCACCCACGGCGCCCCCAGCGACATCAACTCGCACCCCCACCTGGACCCCGAGAACAAGGTCGCGGTCGTCCACAACGGCATCGTCGACAACGCCGCCGAGCTGCGCACCAAGCTGGAGGCCGAGGGCGTCGTCTTCGCCTCCGAGACCGACACCGAGGTGATCACCCACCTGATCGCCCGCTCCCAGGCCGAGACCCTTGAGGAGAAGGTCCGCGAGGCGCTCAAGCACATCGAGGGCACCTACGGCATCGCCGTGATGCACGCCGACTTCAACGACCGCATCGTGGTGGCCCGCAACGGCTCCCCGGTCATCCTCGGCATCGGCGAGAAGGAGATGCTCGTCGCCTCCGACGTCGCCGCCCTGATCGCCCACACCCGCCAGGTCGTCACCCTCGACGACGGCGAGATGGCCACCCTCAAGGCCGACGACTTCCGCACCTACACCACCTCGGGCGCCTCCACCACGGCCACCCCCGAGACGGTCGAGTGGGAGGCCGCCTCGTACGACATGGGCGGCCACGACACCTTCATGCACAAGGAGATCTCCGAGCAGCCCGACGCGGTCGACCGCGTGCTGCGCGGCCGGATCGACGACCGCTTCTCCACCGTGCACCTGGGCGGCCTGAACCTGGACCCGCGCGAGGCCCGCACCATCCGCCGGATCAAGATCCTCGGCTGCGGCACCTCGTACCACGCCGGTCTGATCGGCGCCGGGCTCATCGAGTCCATGGCCCGCATCCCCGCCGACGCCGAGCCGGCCTCCGAGTTCCGCTACCGCAACCCGGTCGTCGACCCCGACACCCTCTACATCGCGGTCTCCCAGTCCGGCGAGACGTACGACGTCCTCGCCGCCGTCCAGGAGCTCAAGCGCAAGGGCGCCCGCGTCCTCGGCGTGGTCAACGTGGTCGGCTCCGCGATCGCCCGCGAGGCGGACGGCGGCATGTACGTGCACGCCGGCCCCGAGGTCTGCGTCGTCTCCACCAAGTGCTTCACCAACACGGTGGTGGCCTTCGCGCTGCTCGCCCTGCACCTCGGCCGCATCCGCGACCTGTCCGTCACCGACGGCAAGCGGATCATCGAGGGCCTGCGCAAGCTGCCCGGCCAGATCGAGGAGATCCTCAAGTCCGAGGACGAGATCAAGAAGCTGGCCAAGGAGTACGCGGGCGCCCAGTCGATGATGTTCATCGGCCGCGTCCGGGGCTACCCGGTCGCCTTGGAGGCCTCCCTCAAGCTGAAGGAGATCTCCTACATCCACGCCGAGGCCTACCCGGCCTCCGAGCTGAAGCACGGCCCGCTCGCCCTGATCGAGCCGGCCCTGCCGACGGTCGCCATCGTCCCCGACGACGACCTCCTGGAGAAGAACCGCGGCGCCCTGGAGGAGATCAAGGCCCGCAGCGGCCGCATCCTCGCCGTCGCGCACCAGCCGCAGGAGAAGGCCGACCACACCATCGTCGTGCCGAAGAACGAGGACGAGCTCGACCCCATCCTGATGGGCATCCCGCTCCAGCTCCTCGCCTACCACACGGCGCTCGCCATGGGCCGCGACATCGACAAGCCGCGCAACCTGGCCAAGTCCGTCACGGTCGAGTAG
- a CDS encoding GPR1/FUN34/YaaH family transporter: MSNEAAAGNSTSTLGHLALGLTLLAFGIGSTGVIDHVGAGDAAGLATWVGGVALFLVGLLALRAGNTGEGTAYSALGAFWFTWGTGVGDAGSAEAAGLFLLLWALLALTLTVASSGSGLFGQGVYGLLFVALLLTGIGALADNAGLGKAGGWVAAVAGLAAWYGATAAVAGWPTSLARGSRAAAAS, translated from the coding sequence GTGTCCAATGAAGCCGCCGCGGGAAACAGCACCTCCACCCTCGGACACCTCGCACTCGGCCTGACCCTGCTGGCCTTCGGCATCGGCTCCACCGGCGTGATCGACCACGTCGGCGCGGGCGACGCCGCGGGCCTGGCGACCTGGGTCGGCGGAGTGGCCCTGTTCCTCGTCGGGCTGCTCGCCCTCCGCGCCGGCAACACCGGTGAGGGCACGGCCTATTCGGCGCTCGGCGCCTTCTGGTTCACCTGGGGCACCGGGGTGGGCGACGCCGGTTCGGCCGAGGCCGCCGGGCTCTTCCTGCTGCTGTGGGCGCTGCTCGCGCTCACCCTCACCGTCGCGTCGAGCGGCAGCGGCCTCTTCGGCCAGGGTGTGTACGGACTGCTCTTCGTCGCCCTGCTCCTGACGGGCATCGGGGCCCTCGCCGACAACGCGGGCCTCGGCAAGGCGGGCGGCTGGGTCGCCGCGGTGGCGGGCCTCGCGGCCTGGTACGGCGCGACGGCGGCGGTGGCCGGCTGGCCGACCTCGCTGGCCCGCGGGTCCCGCGCGGCCGCGGCGAGCTGA
- a CDS encoding universal stress protein, which yields MAGHEFPEPADRKRVADSTVDPLAVEQPRHSCDPAFRHGVVVGFDGSTSSERALAYAIGMARRSGSGLIIVHVANRLPTTVWAGCEPPVFVDVPDHRTEVLGLELACADHLSEVPWILVERGGDICHELEEVGKEYSADAIVVGSTHGIVGRIFGSVAGRLARRAQRPVIVIP from the coding sequence ATGGCCGGTCACGAATTCCCCGAACCCGCGGACCGCAAGCGCGTCGCCGACTCCACGGTCGACCCCCTCGCGGTGGAACAGCCACGTCACTCCTGCGATCCGGCCTTCCGGCACGGCGTCGTCGTCGGCTTCGACGGCTCGACCTCCAGTGAACGCGCCCTCGCGTACGCCATCGGCATGGCCCGCCGCTCCGGCTCCGGCCTGATCATCGTGCACGTGGCCAACCGGCTGCCCACCACCGTGTGGGCCGGCTGCGAACCGCCGGTCTTCGTCGACGTCCCCGACCACCGCACCGAGGTCCTCGGCCTGGAGCTCGCCTGCGCCGACCACCTCTCCGAGGTGCCCTGGATCCTGGTCGAGCGCGGCGGCGACATCTGCCACGAACTGGAGGAGGTCGGCAAGGAGTACTCGGCCGACGCGATCGTGGTCGGCTCGACCCACGGCATCGTCGGGCGGATCTTCGGCTCGGTGGCCGGCCGGCTCGCCCGCCGCGCCCAGCGCCCCGTGATCGTCATCCCGTAA
- a CDS encoding helix-turn-helix domain-containing protein, which yields MSQDSAAPEAARKLSGRRRREVVAVLLFSGGPIFESSIPLSVFGIDRQDAGVPRYRLLVCAGEEGPLRTTGGLELTAPYGLEAISRAGTVVVPAWRSITSPPPPEALEALRRAHEEGARIVGLCTGAFVLAAAGLLDGRPATTHWMYAPTLAKRYPSVHVDPRELFVDDGDVLTSAGTAAGIDLCLHIVRTDHGTEAAGALARRLVVPPRRSGGQERYLDRSLPEEIGADPLAEVVAWALEHLHEQFDVETLAARAYMSRRTFDRRFRSLTGSAPLQWLITQRVLQAQRLLETSDYSVDEVAGRCGFRSPVALRGHFRRQLGSSPAAYRAAYRARRPQGEGGTALLDAVVPAQAQVPAAPRRPGGHLLDPGKPPSDAFTPGRPALPGQRSAP from the coding sequence ATGAGCCAGGACTCCGCCGCACCGGAGGCGGCACGGAAGCTGTCCGGGCGCCGCCGTCGCGAAGTCGTCGCGGTACTGCTGTTCAGCGGTGGCCCCATCTTCGAGAGCTCCATCCCGCTCTCCGTTTTCGGCATCGACCGCCAGGACGCGGGGGTGCCGCGCTACCGGCTGCTGGTGTGCGCCGGCGAGGAAGGCCCGCTGCGGACCACAGGGGGACTCGAACTCACCGCGCCCTACGGCCTGGAGGCGATCAGCCGGGCGGGCACCGTCGTCGTGCCGGCCTGGCGTTCCATCACCTCGCCGCCGCCCCCGGAGGCGCTCGAAGCGCTCCGCCGGGCGCACGAGGAGGGCGCGCGCATCGTCGGTCTGTGCACCGGCGCGTTCGTCCTCGCCGCCGCCGGGCTGCTCGACGGCCGCCCGGCGACCACGCACTGGATGTACGCGCCGACGCTCGCCAAGCGCTATCCGTCGGTCCACGTGGACCCGCGGGAGCTCTTCGTCGACGACGGCGACGTGCTGACCTCGGCCGGCACCGCGGCCGGAATCGATCTGTGTCTGCACATCGTGCGGACCGACCACGGCACGGAGGCCGCGGGCGCCCTGGCGCGCCGGCTGGTCGTCCCGCCGCGGCGCAGCGGCGGTCAGGAGCGCTACCTCGACAGGTCTTTACCTGAGGAGATCGGCGCCGACCCGCTGGCCGAGGTCGTCGCCTGGGCGCTCGAGCACCTCCACGAGCAGTTCGACGTGGAGACCCTCGCGGCGCGCGCGTACATGTCACGGCGGACCTTCGACCGCCGGTTCCGCTCGCTGACCGGCTCGGCGCCGCTGCAGTGGCTGATCACCCAGCGGGTGCTCCAGGCACAGCGGCTCCTGGAGACCTCCGACTACTCGGTCGACGAGGTCGCCGGGCGCTGCGGCTTCCGCTCGCCGGTGGCCCTGCGCGGCCACTTCCGGCGGCAGCTGGGCTCCTCGCCGGCCGCATATCGGGCGGCGTACCGGGCCCGGCGGCCGCAGGGCGAAGGCGGTACGGCGCTGCTCGACGCGGTGGTCCCGGCCCAGGCCCAGGTCCCGGCGGCCCCGCGCCGTCCGGGCGGCCACCTCCTGGACCCCGGCAAGCCGCCGTCGGACGCCTTCACGCCGGGCCGCCCGGCCCTCCCGGGCCAGCGGAGCGCCCCGTAA
- the orn gene encoding oligoribonuclease has translation MNDRMVWIDCEMTGLSLTDDALIEVAALVTDSELNVLGEGVDIVIRPPDAALETMPEIVREMHTKSGLLDALAGGTTLADAEAQVLAYIREHVKEPGKAPLCGNSVSTDRGFLARDMPALEKHLHYRIVDVSSVKELARRWYPRAYFNSPEKNGNHRALADIRESIAELRYYREAIFVPQPGPDSETAKQIAARHVIAGDSSH, from the coding sequence ATGAACGATCGCATGGTGTGGATCGACTGCGAGATGACCGGGCTCTCGCTGACGGACGACGCACTCATCGAGGTGGCCGCGCTGGTCACCGACTCGGAACTGAACGTGCTCGGCGAAGGCGTGGACATCGTGATCCGCCCGCCGGACGCGGCCCTGGAGACCATGCCGGAGATCGTGCGCGAGATGCACACGAAGTCCGGGCTGCTCGACGCGCTGGCCGGGGGCACCACCCTCGCCGACGCCGAGGCCCAGGTCCTCGCGTACATCCGCGAGCACGTGAAGGAGCCCGGCAAGGCCCCGCTGTGCGGGAACTCGGTCTCCACCGACCGCGGCTTCCTCGCCCGCGACATGCCGGCCCTGGAGAAGCACCTCCACTACCGGATCGTCGATGTCTCCTCGGTCAAGGAACTGGCCCGCCGCTGGTACCCGAGGGCGTACTTCAACAGTCCGGAGAAGAACGGCAACCACCGGGCGCTCGCGGACATCCGCGAGTCGATCGCCGAGCTCCGCTACTACCGGGAGGCGATCTTCGTGCCGCAGCCCGGCCCGGACTCGGAGACCGCGAAGCAGATCGCGGCCCGCCACGTCATCGCCGGCGACAGCTCCCACTAG
- a CDS encoding glycosyltransferase family 2 protein, with product MGVAVLTMGTRPKELRALLDSVAMQDEPPARVVVIGNGTGSLAELPDGVHGVELPENRGVSGGRNVAIETLRSFGDVDVVVDLDDDGLLVDTDVFRRLADLYGAEPALGIVSFRIADEHGETQRRHVPRLGAKDPMRGGEVTTFLGGGHGLSMRMLDQVGGWPEDFFFTHEETDLAWRALDAGWTVRYAPELLLQHPKTSPARHAVYYRMTARNRVWLAKRNLPAPLVPVYLGVWTLLTIARTRSLPGLRAWFGGFAEGVRRSGGDRRPMSWATVWRMGRLGRPPVI from the coding sequence ATGGGTGTGGCGGTGCTGACGATGGGCACACGCCCGAAGGAGCTGCGGGCGCTGCTCGATTCGGTGGCCATGCAGGACGAGCCGCCCGCCCGGGTCGTGGTGATCGGCAACGGCACCGGTTCGCTCGCCGAGCTGCCGGACGGGGTGCACGGCGTGGAGCTCCCGGAGAACCGCGGGGTGTCCGGCGGCCGCAACGTCGCCATCGAGACCCTCCGCTCCTTCGGCGACGTCGATGTCGTCGTGGACCTCGACGACGACGGTCTGCTCGTCGACACCGATGTCTTCCGGCGGCTCGCCGACCTGTACGGGGCGGAGCCGGCGCTCGGCATCGTCTCCTTCCGGATCGCCGACGAGCACGGCGAGACGCAGCGCCGCCATGTGCCCCGGCTGGGCGCCAAGGACCCGATGCGCGGCGGCGAGGTGACCACCTTCCTCGGCGGCGGCCACGGCCTGTCGATGCGGATGCTGGACCAGGTCGGCGGCTGGCCGGAGGACTTCTTCTTCACCCACGAGGAGACCGACCTGGCCTGGCGCGCGCTCGACGCGGGCTGGACCGTGCGGTACGCGCCGGAGCTGCTGCTCCAGCACCCGAAGACCAGCCCGGCCCGGCACGCGGTCTACTACCGGATGACGGCCCGCAACCGGGTCTGGCTGGCGAAGCGGAACCTGCCGGCCCCGCTCGTCCCCGTCTACCTGGGCGTGTGGACCCTGCTCACGATCGCCCGCACCCGCTCGCTGCCGGGGCTGCGCGCCTGGTTCGGCGGCTTCGCCGAGGGCGTCCGCCGGTCCGGCGGCGACCGCCGGCCGATGAGCTGGGCCACGGTCTGGCGGATGGGCCGGCTCGGCCGCCCGCCGGTGATCTGA